One Spea bombifrons isolate aSpeBom1 chromosome 1, aSpeBom1.2.pri, whole genome shotgun sequence DNA window includes the following coding sequences:
- the VPS37B gene encoding vacuolar protein sorting-associated protein 37B — protein sequence MAVDTRNFCHLSLAQLNELLEDDEKLVQMAQEMDEAQNVQLNKEMTLAGNRSLAEKNLLYQPKLESLKATLTEKYQELQSFIESHQLKTTKLDKQSVNASLETLLALLQAEGAKIEEETENMAENFLDGSIQLDSFIDEYLTKRKLAHLRRVKIEKLQEMVMKGQRLPTFSMQSQARPAEVSQTPQVSYPSNFNAPPPVMPRRAVPPPPANQPGMYPTPFALAAQQSGPGLPYAASPCPPFPSRAGYQPANQMPQPGYPAPYSPQYPPALPQRPAPRLPPNPGFILQ from the exons ATGGCGGTAGACACCCGCAATTTCTGTCACCTGTCCCTGGCGCAGCTCAACGAGCTTCTGGAGGATGACGAGAAGCTGGTACAGATGGCCCAGGAGATGGATGAG GCTCAGAATGTGCAGTTGAACAAAGAAATGACTCTCGCTGGGAATCGAAGCCTGGCAGAGAAGAACCTCCTTTACCAACCCAAATTAGAAAGCCTAAAAGCAACGCTCACTGAGAAATACCAGGAGTTACAGTCCTTCATAGAATCACATCAGTTAAAGACGACAAAGCTGG ATAAACAGTCTGTGAATGCCTCGTTGGAAACACTGTTAGCTCTTCTACAAGCAGAAGGAGCAAAGATAGAGGAAGAAACAgag AATATGGCAGAAAATTTTCTAGATGGCAGCATCCAGTTGGATTCCTTCATCGATGAGTATTTAACAAAGAGGAAATTGGCACATTTGCGGCGTGTAAAAATTGAGAAACTTCAGGAGATGGTGATGAAGGGACAAAGGCTTCCCACCTTCTCAATGCAGTCACAAGCGAGGCCTGCAGAAGTGAGCCAAACACCTCAAGTTTCGTACCCATCAAACTTCAATGCACCTCCACCCGTCATGCCTAGACGAGCCGTTCCACCTCCGCCTGCCAACCAGCCTGGAATGTATCCCACTCCTTTTGCACTGGCTGCCCAGCAGTCTGGTCCCGGGCTCCCGTACGCCGCATCACCTTGTCCACCTTTTCCTTCTAGGGCCGGTTATCAGCctgccaatcagatgcctcagCCTGGATACCCAGCTCCGTACTCGCCTCAGTACCCCCCTGCTCTTCCCCAAAGACCGGCTCCACGGCTTCCTCCCAATCCTGGCTTCATTTTACAGTGA